A single Crateriforma conspicua DNA region contains:
- a CDS encoding transposase family protein yields the protein MGLSTGLTGHLHHVVDPRTVTITYPFTDILFMIIGAVIAGAHDFGAMAHIANTKKEWFEMSLNMT from the coding sequence ATGGGACTTTCTACCGGTCTCACCGGGCATCTCCACCATGTTGTCGATCCGCGAACCGTCACGATCACCTACCCGTTCACCGACATACTCTTCATGATCATTGGTGCGGTGATTGCCGGCGCCCATGACTTCGGCGCAATGGCTCACATTGCCAACACGAAGAAGGAGTGGTTTGAGATGTCTCTCAACATGACTTGA
- the egtB gene encoding ergothioneine biosynthesis protein EgtB has protein sequence MSSTPDTCESAAGSSASHGDVVTDGQALAKRYADVRALSDSIVAPLQPEDCVLQSMPDASPIRWHLAHTTWFFETFVLADRCDAPVADESFRYLFNSYYNTVGDQFPRHQRGLLSRPTVREVMGYRRDVDDAVVTLLRNADVVDESLARVIELGLNHEQQHQELMLTDIKHAFAQNPLYPAHVDAACGPCDAPELQWISSDGGVVNMGCTGDRFCFDNELPQHRVFLEPFQIANRLVTNAEYQQFIEDGGYQDPRHWLSAGWATVQQQGWTNPIYWIRQGERFDEFTLGGRQPIDPEAPVAHLSYFEADAFARWSRARLPTEAEWETVAREPSPDDPTSGECIDARRPVHPTHGTPSASGVSGLYGTLWQWTSSSYGPYPGYTPPEGALGEYNGKFMCNQYVLRGSSCATSPGHARRTYRNFFGPDARWQFTGIRLARSV, from the coding sequence GTGTCCAGCACGCCCGATACTTGTGAATCTGCCGCCGGTTCGTCGGCCAGCCACGGTGACGTCGTCACTGACGGACAAGCTTTGGCCAAACGCTATGCCGACGTCCGGGCGCTCAGCGACAGCATCGTCGCGCCGCTGCAACCAGAGGACTGCGTGCTCCAGTCGATGCCCGATGCCAGTCCGATCCGCTGGCACCTGGCACACACGACGTGGTTCTTTGAGACCTTTGTTTTGGCCGACCGTTGCGATGCACCGGTCGCCGACGAATCGTTTCGGTATCTGTTCAACAGTTACTACAACACGGTGGGGGATCAATTCCCGCGGCACCAGCGTGGACTGCTTTCGCGTCCCACGGTTCGCGAGGTCATGGGATATCGACGCGACGTCGACGACGCTGTGGTCACGTTGCTGCGAAACGCCGACGTGGTCGATGAGTCTCTTGCACGTGTCATCGAGTTGGGGCTGAATCACGAGCAGCAACATCAAGAATTGATGCTGACCGACATCAAGCACGCCTTTGCCCAGAACCCGCTGTACCCTGCTCATGTCGATGCTGCATGCGGACCATGCGATGCACCGGAGTTGCAGTGGATCAGCAGTGATGGTGGCGTTGTGAACATGGGATGCACCGGAGACCGGTTCTGTTTCGACAATGAATTGCCACAGCACCGTGTCTTTTTGGAACCCTTTCAAATCGCCAACCGCTTGGTGACGAACGCGGAATACCAACAATTCATCGAAGACGGTGGCTATCAGGATCCTCGGCATTGGTTGTCAGCGGGATGGGCGACGGTCCAGCAGCAAGGTTGGACGAACCCGATTTATTGGATTCGCCAAGGCGAGAGGTTTGACGAGTTCACGCTGGGAGGCCGCCAACCAATCGATCCCGAAGCACCGGTCGCCCACCTGAGCTATTTCGAGGCCGACGCATTCGCACGCTGGTCGCGGGCCAGGTTGCCGACCGAGGCCGAATGGGAAACAGTTGCAAGGGAGCCAAGCCCTGATGATCCAACCAGCGGCGAGTGCATTGATGCTAGGCGGCCCGTTCATCCGACCCACGGTACCCCATCGGCAAGCGGTGTTTCAGGCTTGTACGGCACGCTGTGGCAATGGACCAGCAGTTCCTACGGCCCGTATCCGGGATACACACCGCCGGAAGGTGCGTTGGGGGAATACAACGGTAAATTCATGTGCAACCAATACGTTTTGCGTGGCAGTTCCTGTGCCACGTCGCCGGGGCATGCGCGTCGAACGTATCGGAATTTCTTCGGCCCGGATGCGCGTTGGCAATTCACCGGCATCCGTCTGGCGCGGTCGGTGTGA